Proteins encoded in a region of the Bombyx mori chromosome 21, ASM3026992v2 genome:
- the LOC119630116 gene encoding uncharacterized protein LOC119630116 isoform X2: MQQQRDSAKSLRTYRTRDRFLRLEFLRRLFWKRWMLEYITQLQARQKWRTPGTSLQLGDLVLLKEENAPPMHWKVGRITALFPGEDGVARAADVRTTTGTYRRGTRYLCPLLDPAAYSLEATASNAPEDVPAHC, encoded by the exons ATGCAACAGCAACGCGATTCAGCAAAGAGCTTAAG AACCTACAGAACCAGGGACAGATTTCTACGCCTAGAGTTCCTGCGTCGACTGTTTTGGAAGCGGTGGATGCTGGAGTACATAACACAATTGCAAGCCCGACAAAAATGGCGAACTCCTGGCACATCGCTGCAATTGGGGGACTTGGTACTCCTAAAAGAAGAAAACGCTCCTCCCATGCACTGGAAGGTGGGACGAATCACTGCTCTGTTCCCGGGAGAGGACGGAGTTGCTCGGGCGGCGGACGTCCGGACTACTACGGGCACGTACCGGCGTGGCACTCGGTATTTATGTCCATTACTGGATCCAGCAGCGTATTCATTGGAAGCGACAGCTTCCAACGCCCCGGAGGATGTTCCGGCACATTGCTAG
- the LOC119630116 gene encoding uncharacterized protein LOC119630116 isoform X1 produces the protein MQNLQNQGQISTPRVPASTVLEAVDAGVHNTIASPTKMANSWHIAAIGGLGTPKRRKRSSHALEGGTNHCSVPGRGRSCSGGGRPDYYGHVPAWHSVFMSITGSSSVFIGSDSFQRPGGCSGTLLAVPQWRGAGREVSARGWERGRRSLLQGQDKRTRINWQHKNNFGHGNL, from the exons ATGCAG AACCTACAGAACCAGGGACAGATTTCTACGCCTAGAGTTCCTGCGTCGACTGTTTTGGAAGCGGTGGATGCTGGAGTACATAACACAATTGCAAGCCCGACAAAAATGGCGAACTCCTGGCACATCGCTGCAATTGGGGGACTTGGTACTCCTAAAAGAAGAAAACGCTCCTCCCATGCACTGGAAGGTGGGACGAATCACTGCTCTGTTCCCGGGAGAGGACGGAGTTGCTCGGGCGGCGGACGTCCGGACTACTACGGGCACGTACCGGCGTGGCACTCGGTATTTATGTCCATTACTGGATCCAGCAGCGTATTCATTGGAAGCGACAGCTTCCAACGCCCCGGAGGATGTTCCGGCACATTGCTAGCCGTCCCTCAGTGGAGAGGCGCGGGGAGGGAGGTTTCGGCTCGCGGCTGGGAGCGCGGCCGCCGGTCACTTCTCCAAGGACAAGATAAGCGCACGCGCATAAATTGGCAACACAAAAACAATTTTGGCCACGGGAATTTGTAA
- the LOC119630115 gene encoding uncharacterized protein LOC119630115 has protein sequence MYSHFIKEYKDLGHLSESSKLIPEQSFFIPHHPIFRPTSESTKLRVVFNGSSKTTSGYSLNDLQVAGPHIQDSLFNILIRFRQYTYVLSGDVEKMYRMIKVQESDRDLQMILWRDNNTEPIKSFRLNTVTYGLTSSSFLSTRCLWQLGEECSDNKIKKIIQNDFVVDDLLTGSDSKHELIYIKKSVESALAAGCFNLRKYRSNLSSLLENNENTQKNLIISSSSHTLGVGWDPRSDIIHFPTNYRSNAKITKRSILSESCKVFDPLGILSIFTIKPKILIQKLWIEKVDWDEPAPQEIRQSWLLFIENMKHLHLLRIPRHVLCKEPSHIELHCFCDASQAAYAACIYLKSTNAQGDVTVRLLSAKARVASVKPTTIPRLELCACLLGAQLADAVVHALRCVIARKVYWTDSSIALAWLGARYDKLKTFVANRVAMILELTNDSEWRHVPTHLNPADLASRGVDTIKNDTLDIWWTGPTFLSQNESGWPSYDSRNVNINELPETKVHVSTTNKGVDENNKQPLIIDFSKYSKLKFLQRTFAYMQRFVYNCRNPRNKKVGILQPEELARSFRKLVYLAQADSFSKEINLLRSKGVLNSKNSLISLNPFLDSEGILRVGGRLTLSSYNFEKRHQMLLHAKHWLTKLLFQQEHLRLLHAGPQLLLYTVRESIWPIAGRDLARTTTRQCVKCRRISGKTFNPIMGSLPEQRVNPGFPFVSAAVDFAGPYLITDRKGRGCKITKCYLCLFVCLKYKCLHLEAVSELSKDAFILALRRFISRRGKPHELFATMVVILSEPQER, from the coding sequence ATGTACTCACATTTTATAAAAGAATATAAAGATTTGGGCCATTTATCAGAGTCTAGTAAATTAATTCCTGAGCAATCATTCTTTATTCCTCATCACCCAATTTTTCGCCCTACTAGTGAATCAACGAAGTTACGCGTAGTTTTTAATGGAAGTTCTAAAACCACTTCTGGTTATTCGTTAAATGATTTACAAGTTGCAGGTCCACATATTCAAGAttctttatttaatatcttAATCAGGTTTCGTCAGTATACTTATGTACTGTCAGGCGACGTAGAAAAAATGTATAGAATGATTAAGGTGCAAGAGAGTGATCGGGACCTGCAAATGATTTTATGGCGCGATAACAATACAGagccaataaaatcatttagacTTAACACCGTCACGTACGGCTTAACAAGTTCAAGCTTTTTAAGCACTCGTTGTTTGTGGCAGCTTGGCGAGGAATGCAGCgataataagattaaaaaaattattcaaaacgaTTTTGTAGTCGATGACTTGCTGACCGGAAGTGATAGCAAACACGAGttaatctatataaaaaaatctgttgaaAGTGCTCTCGCTGCCGGGTGTTTTAATTTAAGGAAATACCGTTCAAATTTATCGTCACTTttggaaaataatgaaaatactcAGAAAAATCTTATTATTAGCTCATCATCTCACACGCTGGGTGTAGGTTGGGATCCTAGAAGCGATATAATACATTTTCCTACAAATTATCGCAGCAATGCCAAAATTACTAAGCGTTCTATATTATCTGAATCATGTAAAGTTTTTGATCCTCTTGgaatattaagtatttttacAATCAAacctaaaatattaatacaaaaattatggaTTGAAAAGGTTGACTGGGACGAACCAGCACCCCAAGAAATCAGGCAGTCATGGCTATTGTTCATTGAAAACATGAAGCATCTTCATTTATTACGCATTCCTAGGCATGTTTTATGTAAGGAACCTAGTCATATTGAATTGCATTGTTTTTGTGATGCTTCACAGGCGGCTTATGCTGCTTGCATCTACTTAAAATCTACAAATGCACAAGGTGACGTCACTGTTAGGCTTTTAAGCGCTAAGGCCAGGGTAGCCAGTGTTAAACCCACGACAATCCCGCGTTTGGAACTGTGTGCTTGTTTGTTGGGCGCGCAGCTCGCAGACGCTGTGGTACACGCCCTGCGCTGTGTAATCGCTCGTAAGGTATACTGGACTGACTCATCGATAGCTTTAGCATGGTTAGGTGCAAGGTACGACAAATTAAAAACCTTTGTTGCTAATAGAGTCGCAATGATTTTAGAGCTAACAAACGACTCGGAATGGCGTCATGTTCCCACTCACCTCAACCCTGCTGATCTAGCTTCACGCGGCgtagatacaattaaaaatgataCTTTAGATATATGGTGGACGGGCCCTACCTTTTTAAGTCAGAACGAGTCTGGGTGGCCATCCTACGATTCGAGAAATGTTAACATAAATGAATTGCCAGAAACTAAAGTTCATGTTAGCACAACAAATAAAGGCGTCgatgaaaataacaaacaacCACTAATTATCGATTTTagcaaatattcgaaattgaaattCTTGCAACGTACATTCGCCTACATGCAGCGATTTGTTTATAATTGTAGAAACCCACGCAATAAGAAAGTAGGTATTTTACAGCCTGAAGAACTAGCCCGTTCCTTTAGAAAACTCGTTTATTTGGCTCAAGCTGATAGTTTCTCAAAGGAAATAAACCTTCTACGCTCCAAAGGAGTTCTTAACTCAAAAAATTCTTTAATATCACTGAATCCATTTCTGGACAGTGAAGGCATTCTAAGAGTAGGTGGACGTTTAACTTTATCCtcttataattttgaaaaacgtCACCAAATGCTGCTTCACGCCAAACATTGGCTTACTAAATTACTGTTTCAACAAGAGCACTTGCGTCTTCTACATGCTGGGCCACAGCTATTGCTATATACCGTTAGAGAATCCATTTGGCCCATTGCTGGTCGAGATCTAGCTCGCACCACAACGAGACAATGTGTTAAATGTAGGAGAATTAGTGGTAAGACATTTAATCCTATCATGGGTTCATTACCAGAACAGCGAGTCAATCCCGGTTTTCCCTTTGTTAGTGCAGCTGTCGATTTTGCTGGACCATATTTAATTACCGACAGAAAAGGAAGAGGatgtaaaattacaaaatgttaTCTTTGCTTATTCGTATGCCTTAAGTATAAATGCTTACATTTGGAAGCTGTAAGCGAGCTGTCTAAGGACGCATTCATTTTAGCTTTACGCCGTTTTATCTCTCGCAGAGGAAAGCCCCATGAATTATTTGCGACAATGGTCGTAATTTTGTCGGAGCCGCAAGAGAGATAG